The Haloarchaeobius amylolyticus genome window below encodes:
- a CDS encoding ATP-dependent DNA helicase encodes MSEVNAYLRFFPYDEPYENQGEAMDRIHTSLERGQDVLFEGACGTGKTLSALVPALEYARETEKTVVITTDVHQQMRQFVQEARAITKHEPIRAVVFKGKASMCHIDVGYEECQVLRDNTRELVDARMEAAQLRDRERELLSAAQEGEEKAVEAREAVVDELESVSDRAQAISEEKNVCDHYRNNLTGNTDEFYQWLFDDVRTPDDVYEYAHERTMCGYELLKESMEGIDLVVANYHHLLDPMIREQFFRWLGRDPEDVITVFDEAHNVEGAARDHATRTLTEQTLDQALEELDESEDARAERAETVLRAYRDALVDIYEDSFSFGEREQVGDDWEDVAVASDSGRDDLTMAFLQEHYDGLDYKADLEAAVMLGKELDDQYEEAYKNGEATTRQECQTLQAAAFVGAWMREGTDEGLHPVASVRRDQGTDEVYGRAELYTCIPQEVTKELFEEVHATVLMSATLRPFHVTEDVLGLTNPVNMAYGLQFPSERRRTYAVSTPALFASARDDPAVQQEVGETLHDVARFTPGNTLVFTPNYSEAARYAERLRQEGHQNVYLDKAGVSADQLREDFTADDDAVLLTSLWGTLAEGVSFDGDDARTVAVLGVPYPHLDDRAEAVQQAYGKAFGRPSDKDPGWKYAVEIPTIRKTRQALGRVIRSPDDFGVRVLLDERYTARSKGEMGKYSVRDTFPAEERDEMLDIKPEKLKFAMMNFYQDMEAYDGAPPQP; translated from the coding sequence GTGTCCGAGGTCAACGCGTATCTCCGCTTCTTCCCCTACGACGAGCCCTACGAGAACCAGGGCGAGGCGATGGATCGCATCCACACCTCGCTCGAACGGGGCCAGGACGTGCTGTTCGAGGGGGCCTGCGGGACGGGGAAGACGCTGTCGGCGCTGGTGCCGGCGCTGGAGTACGCACGCGAGACGGAGAAGACGGTCGTCATCACGACCGACGTCCACCAGCAGATGCGCCAGTTCGTCCAGGAGGCGCGCGCCATCACGAAACACGAGCCCATCCGCGCCGTGGTGTTCAAGGGCAAGGCCTCGATGTGTCACATCGACGTGGGCTACGAGGAGTGCCAGGTGCTGCGGGACAACACCCGGGAACTGGTCGACGCGCGCATGGAGGCGGCCCAGCTCCGCGACCGCGAGCGCGAACTCCTCTCGGCGGCCCAGGAGGGCGAGGAGAAGGCGGTCGAGGCCCGCGAGGCGGTCGTGGACGAACTCGAGTCGGTGAGCGACCGCGCGCAGGCCATCAGCGAGGAGAAGAACGTCTGTGACCACTACCGGAACAACCTGACCGGGAACACCGACGAGTTCTACCAGTGGCTGTTCGACGACGTGCGCACGCCCGACGACGTGTACGAGTACGCACACGAGCGCACGATGTGCGGGTACGAGTTGCTCAAGGAGAGCATGGAGGGCATCGACCTCGTGGTGGCGAACTACCACCACCTGCTCGACCCGATGATCCGCGAGCAGTTCTTCCGGTGGCTCGGGCGCGACCCCGAGGACGTCATCACGGTGTTCGACGAGGCGCACAACGTCGAGGGGGCGGCCCGGGACCACGCGACCCGCACCCTCACCGAGCAGACGCTCGACCAGGCGCTGGAGGAACTCGACGAGAGCGAGGACGCGCGGGCCGAGCGCGCCGAGACCGTCCTCCGAGCGTACCGCGACGCGCTCGTCGATATCTACGAGGACTCGTTCTCCTTCGGCGAGCGCGAGCAGGTCGGCGACGACTGGGAGGACGTGGCGGTCGCCAGCGACTCCGGCCGGGACGACCTGACGATGGCGTTCCTCCAGGAGCACTACGACGGGCTGGACTACAAGGCCGACCTGGAGGCGGCGGTGATGCTCGGCAAGGAACTCGACGACCAGTACGAGGAGGCGTACAAGAACGGCGAGGCGACCACCCGCCAGGAGTGCCAGACCCTGCAGGCCGCGGCCTTCGTCGGCGCGTGGATGCGCGAGGGTACCGACGAAGGGTTACACCCGGTCGCCTCGGTCCGGCGCGACCAGGGCACCGACGAGGTCTATGGAAGAGCAGAACTCTACACCTGCATCCCGCAGGAGGTCACGAAGGAGCTGTTCGAGGAGGTCCACGCGACCGTCCTGATGAGCGCGACGCTGCGCCCCTTCCACGTCACCGAGGACGTGCTCGGCCTCACGAACCCGGTGAACATGGCCTACGGGCTCCAGTTCCCGTCGGAGCGCCGCCGGACCTACGCGGTCTCGACGCCGGCGCTGTTCGCCAGTGCCCGCGACGACCCCGCGGTCCAGCAGGAGGTCGGCGAGACCCTGCACGACGTGGCCCGGTTCACCCCCGGCAACACGCTCGTGTTCACCCCGAACTACTCCGAGGCCGCCCGGTACGCCGAACGCCTGCGACAGGAGGGTCACCAGAACGTCTACCTCGACAAGGCCGGCGTCAGCGCGGACCAGCTCCGCGAGGACTTCACGGCCGACGACGACGCCGTCCTGCTCACGTCGCTGTGGGGCACCCTCGCCGAGGGCGTGAGCTTCGACGGCGACGACGCCCGCACCGTGGCCGTCCTCGGCGTCCCCTACCCACATCTCGACGATAGAGCAGAGGCGGTCCAGCAGGCGTACGGGAAGGCGTTCGGCCGGCCCAGCGACAAGGACCCCGGCTGGAAGTACGCGGTCGAGATTCCGACGATCCGGAAGACGAGACAGGCGCTCGGGCGGGTCATCCGGTCGCCCGACGACTTCGGCGTCCGGGTGCTGCTGGACGAGCGATACACGGCCAGAAGCAAGGGCGAGATGGGCAAGTACAGCGTGCGGGACACCTTCCCGGCCGAGGAGCGCGACGAGATGCTCGACATCAAGCCCGAGAAGTTGAAGTTCGCGATGATGAACTTCTATCAGGACATGGAGGCGTACGACGGGGCGCCGCCGCAGCCGTGA
- a CDS encoding S8 family peptidase: MTRYNRREFLTVSGAVLGGIAAGGTVTARESATRYLVDLKPNARLGTVNVVHDLSQVGLAVVEGRERDVRRLGTYAPDIELELAKPAAEYVGPAAVAGYDDPLYGLQWDKQAMGMSDVHAMCTGTKARVTIIDSGIDATHKDLEVNTTLSKNFTDDDYGAGNPAGGYHGTHVAGIAAATANNSEGVVGVAPEAELVDCRVFSPEALASFADILAAIAHATEIESDVANLSLGAYPVPRQALGQFYGKALNRVMTWANSMGTLLVISAGNDAANLQHDKNLISLPNEGAQALSVAATGPIGFGWGDEGMEAPAHSPSFYTNYGTNAITLAAPGGDADLSAIGTGVPWHLDLVLSTVSEPVFDDDGNYLNSSTGYGWAAGTSMAAPQVAGAVALLKSAEPTLNANQVESILKRSASVPDGYDKTYYGAGFLNPYAALESL, from the coding sequence ATGACTCGTTACAACCGACGTGAATTTCTGACAGTCAGTGGAGCAGTGCTCGGTGGCATCGCCGCAGGCGGCACGGTCACAGCGCGTGAATCCGCGACGCGCTACCTCGTCGACCTGAAGCCGAACGCGCGACTGGGGACGGTGAACGTGGTACACGACCTTTCACAGGTCGGGCTCGCGGTCGTGGAGGGCCGCGAGCGCGACGTTCGCCGGCTCGGGACGTACGCGCCCGACATCGAACTGGAACTGGCGAAGCCGGCTGCTGAGTACGTCGGCCCTGCGGCAGTCGCGGGCTACGACGACCCGTTGTACGGGCTCCAGTGGGACAAGCAGGCGATGGGAATGTCCGACGTTCACGCGATGTGCACGGGTACGAAAGCGCGTGTCACTATCATTGACTCGGGTATCGACGCGACCCACAAAGACCTCGAGGTGAACACGACGCTCTCGAAGAACTTCACCGACGACGACTACGGGGCTGGAAACCCGGCAGGTGGCTACCACGGGACTCACGTCGCCGGCATCGCGGCCGCCACGGCGAACAACAGCGAGGGCGTCGTCGGTGTCGCTCCCGAGGCAGAACTCGTCGACTGCCGCGTGTTCTCCCCGGAGGCGCTGGCGAGCTTCGCCGATATCCTCGCCGCGATCGCCCACGCGACCGAAATCGAGAGCGACGTAGCGAACCTCAGCCTCGGCGCCTACCCGGTGCCCCGACAGGCCCTCGGCCAGTTCTACGGGAAAGCGCTCAACCGCGTGATGACCTGGGCGAACAGCATGGGCACGCTCCTCGTTATCTCGGCCGGGAACGACGCAGCAAACCTTCAGCACGACAAGAACCTCATCAGTCTCCCGAACGAGGGTGCTCAGGCCCTCTCGGTGGCCGCAACCGGACCCATCGGGTTCGGCTGGGGAGACGAGGGAATGGAAGCGCCCGCACACTCCCCGTCGTTCTACACCAACTACGGCACCAACGCAATCACGCTGGCAGCACCCGGTGGTGACGCGGACCTCTCTGCCATCGGGACTGGCGTTCCCTGGCACCTCGACCTCGTGCTCAGCACCGTCTCTGAGCCTGTCTTCGACGACGATGGGAACTACCTCAATTCGAGCACCGGCTACGGCTGGGCCGCAGGCACCTCAATGGCCGCCCCGCAGGTCGCGGGTGCGGTCGCGCTCCTCAAGAGCGCAGAGCCGACACTCAACGCGAACCAGGTCGAGAGCATCCTCAAACGCTCGGCGTCCGTGCCGGACGGGTACGACAAGACGTACTACGGCGCAGGGTTCCTGAACCCGTACGCGGCGCTCGAATCGCTCTGA
- a CDS encoding cation diffusion facilitator family transporter, with translation MASSKSVVIAALIANGAIAILKFIGFTLTGSPAMLSETYHSISDTGNQVFLLFGIRYSGKEATRSHPFGYGKAQFFYAFLVSVLLFGIAGWESAKHGYHAILHPKPPSLGMVTLAGYEFPGIWVSYAVLIGAIVFETYALAKAYKAMKLQIEKHEWSGFREAFRKTSDVTTLTALTEDAIALAGAAIALVGIYLSRVTGNGIYDAVSAFLIGLMLMGFAIALAWENKRLLLGESLPEDAESPLRDIVRDYTGVTKVEDFRTVYFGPGRAIVTADVAFDPEMDTEAIDDTITAIEKELQSHDGQIKKVYIEPEVRGSPAV, from the coding sequence ATGGCCTCAAGCAAGTCCGTCGTCATCGCGGCGCTCATCGCCAACGGCGCCATCGCGATACTGAAGTTCATCGGGTTCACCCTGACGGGGAGCCCGGCGATGCTCTCCGAGACGTACCACTCCATCTCCGACACCGGGAACCAGGTGTTCCTCCTCTTCGGCATCCGGTACTCCGGGAAGGAGGCGACGCGAAGCCACCCCTTCGGGTACGGGAAGGCGCAGTTCTTCTACGCGTTCCTCGTCAGCGTGCTCCTGTTCGGTATCGCCGGGTGGGAGTCCGCCAAGCACGGCTACCACGCTATCCTCCACCCGAAGCCGCCCAGCCTCGGGATGGTCACCCTCGCCGGCTACGAGTTCCCCGGCATCTGGGTGAGCTACGCGGTCCTCATCGGCGCCATCGTCTTCGAGACGTACGCCCTGGCGAAGGCGTACAAGGCGATGAAGCTCCAGATCGAGAAGCACGAGTGGTCGGGCTTTCGCGAGGCGTTCCGCAAGACCAGTGACGTGACGACGCTGACCGCCCTGACCGAGGACGCCATCGCCCTGGCGGGTGCCGCCATCGCGCTCGTCGGCATCTACCTCTCGCGGGTCACCGGCAACGGCATCTACGACGCCGTCTCCGCGTTCCTCATCGGCCTCATGCTGATGGGCTTCGCCATCGCGCTGGCCTGGGAGAACAAGCGCCTGCTGCTCGGCGAGTCCCTCCCCGAGGACGCCGAGAGCCCGCTCCGTGACATCGTCCGCGACTACACCGGCGTCACGAAGGTCGAGGACTTCCGGACGGTCTACTTCGGCCCCGGCCGCGCCATCGTCACCGCCGACGTGGCCTTCGACCCCGAGATGGACACCGAAGCCATCGACGACACCATCACGGCCATCGAGAAGGAACTCCAGTCACACGACGGCCAGATCAAGAAGGTCTACATCGAGCCCGAGGTCAGGGGTTCCCCCGCGGTGTAA
- a CDS encoding metallophosphoesterase: MLVICSDSHARSGHALSGRTLEAVREADLVVHAGDFTTTTVLDAFTEAADRLLAVHGNADNEEVRERLPGARVLEYEGVTVAVTHRRDGGDLGLRMFGRERGADLVVSGHTHRPRFLETQDVCLLNPGSHAQPRGNRPAHAELEATDQGLAGRLVQPDGTVFERFAVPADGAREGQQ, encoded by the coding sequence ATGCTCGTCATCTGCTCTGATTCGCACGCCCGGTCCGGTCACGCCCTCTCTGGACGGACACTGGAGGCGGTCCGGGAAGCCGACCTCGTGGTCCACGCCGGAGATTTCACCACGACGACAGTACTGGACGCGTTCACCGAGGCGGCCGACCGGCTGCTCGCCGTCCACGGGAACGCCGACAACGAGGAGGTACGAGAGCGACTCCCGGGCGCCCGGGTGCTGGAGTACGAGGGCGTCACGGTCGCGGTGACGCACCGGCGCGACGGCGGCGACCTCGGACTGCGGATGTTCGGCCGCGAGCGGGGGGCCGACCTCGTCGTCTCGGGGCACACGCATCGCCCGCGGTTCCTCGAGACGCAGGACGTCTGCCTGCTCAACCCGGGGAGCCACGCCCAGCCGCGAGGGAACCGGCCGGCTCATGCCGAACTCGAGGCGACGGACCAGGGGCTCGCTGGCAGGTTGGTACAGCCCGACGGGACCGTCTTCGAACGGTTCGCGGTCCCGGCGGATGGCGCGCGTGAGGGGCAGCAGTGA